A genomic window from Macaca thibetana thibetana isolate TM-01 chromosome 16, ASM2454274v1, whole genome shotgun sequence includes:
- the ZNF652 gene encoding zinc finger protein 652 has translation MSHTASSCQELVENCAVHVAGMAQEDSRRGQVPSSFYHGANQELDLSTKVYKRESGSPYSVLVDTKMSKPHLHETEEQPYFRETRAVSDVHAVKEDRENSDDTEEEEEEVSYKREQIIVEVNLNNQTLNVSKGEKGVSSQSKETPVLKTSSEEEEEESEEEATDDSNDYGENEKQKKKEKIVEKVSVTQRRTRRAASVAAATTSPTPRTTRGRRKSVEPPKRKKRATKEPKAPVQKAKCEEKETLTCEKCPRVFNTRWYLEKHMNVTHRRMQICDKCGKKFVLESELSLHQQTDCEKNIQCVSCNKSFKKLWSLHEHIKIVHGYAEKKFSCEICEKKFYTMAHVRKHMVAHTKDMPFTCETCGKSFKRSMSLKVHSLQHSGEKPFRCENCDERFQYKYQLRSHMSIHIGHKQFMCQWCGKDFNMKQYFDEHMKTHTGEKPFICEICGKSFTSRPNMKRHRRTHTGEKPYPCDVCGQRFRFSNMLKAHKEKCFRVTSPVNVPPAVQIPLTTSPATPVPSVVNTPTTPTPPINMNPVSTLPPRPIPHPFSHLHIHPHPHHPHHLPIPPVPHLPPPPALFKSEPLNHRGQSDDSFLRHLAEKNSSAQHH, from the exons ATGAGCCACACAGCCAGTTCTTGTCAGGAACTGGTTGAAAACTGTGCTGTGCATGTAGCAGGAATGGCACAAGAAGATAGCCGTCGTGGTCAAGTGCCATCTTCCTTTTATCATGGTGCCAACCAAGAACTTGACCTGTCCACCAAAGTGTACAAAAGGGAGTCAGGAAGTCCTTATTCTGTGTTAGTGGACACCAAGATGAGCAAGCCACATCTCCATGAAACAGAAGAACAGCCGTATTTCAGGGAGACAAGAGCAGTGTCTGACGTGCATGCTGTTAAGGAAGACCGGGAGAATTCTGATGAcacagaagaggaagaggaagaagtctCTTACAAAAGGGAGCAGATCATAGTGGAGGTAAACCTTAATAATCAAACATTAAATGTGTCTAAAGGGGAAAAGGGTGTCTCTTCTCAGTCCAAAGAGACTCCTGTTCTTAAGACAAgcagtgaggaggaagaggaagagagtgagGAAGAGGCCACAGATGACAGCAATGACTATGGAGAGaatgaaaagcagaagaaaaaggagaagatagTAGAGAAAGTCAGCGTTACACAaaggagaaccaggagagctgcCTCTGTTGCCGCAGCTACCACTTCCCCTACTCCCAGAACTACAAGAGGTCGTAGGAAGAGTGTAGAGCCACCTAAGCGTAAGAAGCGGGCCACAAAGGAGCCCAAAGCACCAGTCCAGAAAGCTAAGTGTGAAGAGAAAGAGACTCTGACCTGTGAGAAGTGCCCCAGGGTATTTAACACTCGCTGGTACCTGGAGAAGCACATGAACGTTACTCACAGGCGCATGCAGATTTGTGATAAATGTGGCAAGAAGTTTGTCCTGGAAAGTGAGCTGTCCCTTCACCAGCAAACAGACTGTGAAAAAAACATTCAG TGTGTTTCCTGTAACAAATCGTTCAAGAAACTCTGGTCCCTTCATGAGCATATCAAGATCGTCCATGGATATGCAGAAAAGAAATTTTCCTGTGAAATTTGTGAGAAGAAATTCTATACCATGGCTCATGTGCGGAAACACATGGTTG CACACACAAAAGACATGCCATTTACATGTGAAACCTGTGGAAAATCATTCAAACGCAGTATGTCACTCAAGGTGCACTCCTTGCAGCATTCTGGAGAGAAGCCCTTCAGATGCGAG AACTGTGACGAAAGGTTTCAGTACAAGTACCAGCTACGCTCCCACATGAGCATTCATATTGGGCACAAACAGTTCATGTGCCAGTGGTGTGGCAAGGATTTCAACATGAAGCAGTACTTCGACGAACACATGAAAACACACACTG GAGAGAAACCCTTTATCTGTGAAATCTGTGGCAAAAGCTTCACCAGCCGCCCCAACATGAAGAGACACCGCAGAACTCACACAGGCGAGAAGCCCTATCCATGTGATGTGTGTGGCCAGCGGTTCCGCTTCTCGAATATGCTTAAGGCCCACAAGGAGAAGTGCTTTCGAGTGACCAGCCCCGTGAATGTGCCACCTGCTGTCCAGATCCCACTTACAACTTCCCCAGCCACCCCAGTTCCTTCTGTGGTGAACACACCCACAACCCCAACCCCTCCAATCAATATGAATCCTGTAAGCACTCTTCCCCCTCGGCCCATCCCCCACCCCTTCTCACACCTGCACATCCACCCACACCCTCACCACCCGCACCACCTTCCCATCCCTCCAGTCCCtcacctccccccacctccagccctctTTAAGAGTGAGCCTTTAAATCATAGAGGCCAGAGTGATGACAGCTTTCTGCGGCACCTGGCAGAGAAGAACAGTTCAGCACAGCATCATTAA